In a genomic window of Lacrimispora sp. BS-2:
- a CDS encoding DUF4397 domain-containing protein yields the protein MEILSFTQNDMDMEPNPMTDPEENGFPIDEENGNNTDETGEQPPEENSENAPPLNLEKEQPVSDFPITNEGPGDTGTSVITVFPKPIIPCYLCENNQNGLVRFLNAAAGYNPFLIYISNQLAVNGLDNGEMSQYGRVSGGKQTITVGGQSGYVYLEKQITVLVDRAVTVAIINTDYGLDLMEIEDVYCNGGIKSGCFRACNLSITNRKVHVVLNGGVVTFFDVNYKEVTSFQYTLAGLYLVAVSNSDAYSGSIILTSNIYIRGNASYTLYVFNWRNVEDAIRILIVEDRRN from the coding sequence ATGGAAATTTTATCTTTTACACAAAATGATATGGATATGGAGCCGAATCCGATGACAGATCCGGAAGAAAACGGGTTTCCAATAGATGAAGAAAACGGAAACAATACAGATGAAACAGGAGAGCAGCCGCCAGAAGAAAATAGCGAGAATGCACCTCCGCTCAATCTTGAAAAGGAACAGCCTGTTTCCGATTTCCCTATTACGAATGAAGGCCCTGGCGACACAGGGACTTCTGTTATTACGGTATTTCCCAAACCAATCATCCCATGCTATCTCTGTGAAAACAATCAAAATGGCCTTGTCCGCTTTTTAAATGCAGCAGCCGGCTATAATCCGTTCTTAATTTATATAAGCAATCAGCTGGCAGTAAATGGATTGGATAACGGAGAAATGAGCCAGTATGGCCGGGTTTCCGGCGGGAAACAGACCATAACCGTAGGCGGGCAGAGCGGATATGTTTATCTTGAAAAGCAGATTACGGTTTTAGTTGACCGTGCAGTCACTGTTGCAATCATCAATACGGATTATGGACTGGATTTAATGGAAATTGAGGATGTGTATTGCAATGGAGGTATTAAATCAGGCTGTTTCCGTGCATGCAATTTATCCATAACAAACCGTAAGGTTCATGTGGTGCTGAACGGTGGAGTGGTAACGTTTTTTGATGTGAATTATAAGGAAGTAACTAGTTTCCAGTATACATTAGCGGGCCTTTATCTGGTTGCTGTATCCAACAGTGATGCTTATAGCGGAAGCATTATTTTAACCTCTAATATATATATACGGGGCAATGCCTCCTATACTTTATACGTATTTAACTGGAGAAATGTAGAGGATGCCATTCGTATCCTGATAGTTGAAGACCGAAGAAATTAG
- a CDS encoding zinc ribbon domain-containing protein, with translation MAFFEELGKTLSGTGKEVATKAKALTETIQLKTQISVEKTKLEEAYAVIGKQYYEANSEPEEAYAKAYEAVRASRERIAALEIELSQSEGTHICAECGAKVPKNSFYCGKCGATVKEASQKDDTEDENVEEMEQAAPAEEVNPTAGINTVSEDAFEPTEEQE, from the coding sequence ATGGCATTTTTTGAAGAGCTGGGAAAGACACTTAGTGGTACCGGCAAAGAGGTTGCAACCAAGGCAAAAGCGCTGACTGAGACGATACAGCTAAAGACGCAGATCAGTGTGGAAAAAACGAAGCTGGAAGAAGCTTATGCGGTCATCGGTAAACAATACTACGAAGCGAACAGCGAGCCGGAGGAAGCCTATGCAAAGGCTTATGAAGCTGTCAGGGCCAGCCGGGAAAGAATTGCCGCTCTGGAGATTGAACTTAGCCAAAGCGAGGGAACCCATATCTGTGCGGAGTGTGGAGCCAAGGTTCCAAAGAATTCCTTTTACTGTGGAAAGTGCGGAGCAACTGTAAAGGAAGCATCTCAGAAGGATGATACAGAAGATGAGAATGTGGAAGAAATGGAACAGGCAGCGCCTGCAGAGGAAGTAAATCCGACAGCTGGAATTAATACGGTTAGTGAAGACGCATTTGAACCTACAGAAGAACAGGAATAA
- a CDS encoding GntR family transcriptional regulator, giving the protein MILLDYKDRRPIYEQVVEKLKDLMICGVLEQDAQLPSVRALATDLSINPNTIQRAYAELERRGFIYSVKGRGSFVADTSSIRALKNSELKKDLVSWIQEAKRAGLTEDKAHTWVAEEWVRQEYLTGEEREDDKSRESDKKI; this is encoded by the coding sequence ATGATATTGCTTGATTATAAAGACCGCAGGCCAATATACGAGCAGGTTGTGGAAAAGCTAAAGGATCTTATGATATGCGGCGTATTGGAACAGGATGCGCAGCTGCCGTCTGTCCGTGCTTTAGCAACCGATTTATCCATTAATCCCAATACCATACAGAGGGCCTATGCGGAGCTGGAACGAAGAGGGTTCATCTATTCCGTCAAAGGAAGAGGCAGCTTTGTGGCGGATACCAGTTCCATTCGGGCGCTTAAGAACAGTGAGCTGAAAAAGGATCTTGTAAGCTGGATCCAGGAAGCAAAACGGGCAGGCCTGACAGAGGATAAGGCTCATACATGGGTTGCTGAGGAATGGGTAAGACAGGAATATTTGACAGGGGAGGAGAGAGAGGATGATAAAAGCAGAGAATCTGACAAAAAAATTTGA
- a CDS encoding DUF6449 domain-containing protein, whose translation MTSKSLFYNLLREDGKRRLWSMALSFLVFFFTFPVGIALSLSERVRENIDYTYIVSILESWLGFQNGWMAALIILLSLIMGVTSFSYLHSRQKVDFYHGIPVNRKHLFWVNYFNGILIPAAVYGVNLVIAMGVIAVNGISPGEVWKTAITGFLLFMIHYCMMYSVTVISMILTGNVLVGILGNLVLQFYFICVIGVLEFCHTNFFYTSYRGGGNIFNRFMDKCSAFVLFMMNMERLQPGAPARTQAVRILAVLAVTIVLTLLSFWLYKKRGSEAAGRAMAFKISMPVIRIPIVVLSSLSGSIFFWSMHSSIGWGVFGLICGMFLSHCVIEIIYHFEFRRLFSHWKQMVACALLAAVIFCGFRYDLFGYDGYIPSEDSIESVAVSMPDVNYWVSYGSAQQNSMGEYYWQYEDSDEYIFSHMKLTDTAPVLALVRDAVARNRKLHHNNDFYETWDDGSISYNFSIKYTLKNGKNIYRSYHLSGDEMRPEIAEIFENQEFMKAVYPILVQTPEETAWVRVSRGEQTNVVSRDRNGTEKAMTEKLLLAYQEDLKSLKVETMQKENPIATIQFLTKMQAEAETKREEIQSSWKYSEITSRGYYPVYPSFTHTLELLKECQVDVEGWNSLENIKEINIDSYQFNGYQSTYGDKDSQYLTITDEEDIRQIMSHGAIDEYSNMNPYGGRGERRVSFSAVVEAGGRRTETSCTIPFNQLPESVKSEIEKIKKDV comes from the coding sequence ATGACATCAAAAAGCTTATTTTATAATTTATTAAGAGAAGATGGAAAAAGACGCCTTTGGTCCATGGCACTGTCATTTTTAGTGTTTTTCTTTACCTTTCCGGTGGGGATTGCTCTTTCCTTAAGTGAACGGGTGAGAGAAAATATTGATTATACGTATATTGTATCCATTCTGGAATCCTGGCTGGGCTTTCAGAACGGCTGGATGGCGGCACTGATTATATTACTGTCCCTTATCATGGGAGTAACCAGCTTCTCTTATCTTCACTCCAGGCAGAAGGTGGATTTCTATCATGGCATTCCTGTAAACAGGAAGCATTTGTTCTGGGTGAATTATTTTAATGGGATTCTTATTCCAGCGGCCGTATATGGGGTGAACTTAGTTATTGCCATGGGAGTGATTGCAGTAAACGGCATTTCTCCTGGGGAGGTATGGAAAACGGCCATTACGGGATTCCTGCTGTTTATGATCCATTACTGCATGATGTATTCCGTGACTGTGATATCCATGATTCTTACAGGAAATGTTCTGGTCGGTATTCTTGGAAACCTGGTACTGCAATTTTATTTTATATGTGTGATAGGAGTCCTGGAATTCTGCCACACCAACTTTTTTTATACCAGCTACCGGGGAGGCGGAAATATATTTAACCGCTTCATGGATAAATGCTCGGCATTTGTCCTGTTCATGATGAATATGGAACGTCTGCAGCCGGGGGCTCCGGCAAGAACCCAGGCTGTCAGGATCTTGGCGGTTTTGGCCGTGACAATCGTATTGACCCTACTATCTTTCTGGCTATACAAAAAGAGAGGCTCAGAGGCGGCGGGAAGGGCCATGGCTTTTAAGATCAGTATGCCGGTAATCCGGATTCCCATTGTGGTTTTGTCGTCTCTTAGCGGAAGCATTTTCTTCTGGTCCATGCATTCCAGCATAGGCTGGGGGGTGTTCGGACTGATTTGCGGAATGTTTTTGTCACATTGCGTCATTGAGATCATTTATCATTTCGAATTCAGAAGGCTGTTTTCCCATTGGAAACAGATGGTGGCCTGCGCCTTATTGGCGGCAGTGATATTCTGTGGCTTCCGATATGATCTGTTTGGGTATGACGGATATATACCGTCTGAAGACTCCATTGAATCCGTTGCAGTATCCATGCCGGATGTGAATTACTGGGTCTCTTACGGAAGCGCACAGCAGAATTCCATGGGTGAATATTACTGGCAGTATGAGGATTCTGACGAATATATATTTAGCCATATGAAGCTTACGGATACGGCGCCGGTCCTGGCTCTGGTGCGTGATGCGGTAGCCAGAAACCGGAAGCTGCATCATAATAATGATTTTTATGAGACCTGGGACGATGGAAGCATAAGCTATAATTTTTCCATAAAATATACGCTGAAAAACGGCAAGAATATTTACCGCTCCTATCATTTGTCCGGAGATGAAATGCGGCCGGAGATCGCAGAGATTTTTGAGAACCAGGAGTTTATGAAAGCGGTATATCCCATCCTTGTCCAGACCCCAGAAGAGACTGCCTGGGTAAGGGTGAGCAGGGGAGAGCAGACCAATGTTGTCAGCCGTGACAGAAACGGGACAGAGAAAGCCATGACTGAAAAATTACTCCTTGCTTATCAGGAGGATTTAAAAAGCTTAAAAGTGGAAACCATGCAAAAAGAAAATCCAATAGCTACCATACAGTTTTTAACGAAAATGCAGGCAGAGGCGGAAACAAAGCGGGAAGAAATCCAAAGCTCCTGGAAATACAGTGAGATTACTTCAAGAGGGTATTATCCGGTCTATCCTTCCTTTACACACACCCTGGAGCTGCTAAAAGAGTGTCAGGTCGACGTAGAAGGCTGGAATAGCCTGGAAAATATAAAAGAGATCAATATTGATTCCTATCAGTTCAATGGCTATCAATCCACATATGGGGATAAAGACTCCCAATACCTGACAATTACCGATGAGGAGGACATCAGGCAGATCATGAGTCACGGGGCGATCGATGAGTATTCCAACATGAATCCTTATGGCGGCAGGGGAGAGAGGCGGGTCAGCTTTTCTGCTGTTGTAGAAGCCGGCGGAAGAAGAACCGAGACTTCCTGTACCATCCCATTTAATCAATTGCCGGAGTCTGTTAAAAGTGAGATCGAGAAGATAAAAAAAGATGTGTAA
- a CDS encoding ABC transporter ATP-binding protein gives MIKAENLTKKFDDIVAVDHVSAQIRPGSVFGLIGTNGAGKSTFLRMLSGILKSDEGNVTIDGEQIFENERVKSRFFYISDDQYYFNNASPLDMMEFYSRIYPQFNKERFHNLLGSFGLEARRKVHTFSKGMKKQLSVICGICANTDYLFCDETFDGLDPVMRQAVKSIFANDMSERNLTPIIASHNLRELEDICDHVGLLHRGGILLSRDLDDMKLNIHKLQCVLKDGMTAEDLTALQRIKTEARGKLYTITVRGTREEVEGLMESYQPVFYEIIPLSLEEIFISETEVAGYDIKKLIL, from the coding sequence ATGATAAAAGCAGAGAATCTGACAAAAAAATTTGACGATATAGTGGCAGTGGATCATGTAAGCGCGCAGATACGGCCTGGAAGCGTATTTGGCCTTATTGGAACCAATGGAGCGGGAAAGAGTACCTTTCTGAGAATGCTGAGCGGCATTTTAAAGTCTGATGAAGGAAACGTTACCATTGATGGAGAACAGATTTTTGAAAATGAAAGGGTAAAAAGCCGGTTTTTTTATATTTCCGATGACCAGTACTATTTTAACAACGCTTCGCCCCTTGATATGATGGAGTTCTACAGCAGGATCTATCCTCAATTTAACAAGGAACGCTTTCACAATCTTTTAGGAAGCTTTGGGCTTGAAGCCCGGAGAAAGGTCCACACCTTTTCAAAGGGCATGAAAAAACAGCTTTCCGTAATATGCGGGATATGTGCCAATACGGACTACCTTTTCTGCGATGAGACCTTTGACGGGCTAGATCCGGTGATGCGCCAGGCGGTAAAGAGCATTTTTGCAAATGATATGTCTGAGAGAAATTTAACTCCTATCATTGCTTCCCATAACTTGAGAGAGTTAGAGGATATCTGCGATCATGTGGGCCTTCTTCACAGGGGAGGCATACTCCTTTCCAGGGATTTGGATGATATGAAGCTTAACATCCATAAGCTGCAGTGCGTTTTAAAGGATGGAATGACTGCTGAGGACTTAACGGCTCTGCAGCGCATTAAGACAGAAGCAAGAGGAAAACTCTATACCATAACAGTAAGAGGAACCAGAGAAGAAGTGGAAGGATTGATGGAATCGTACCAGCCGGTATTTTATGAAATCATCCCATTATCTCTGGAAGAAATATTTATTAGTGAGACGGAGGTGGCAGGATATGACATCAAAAAGCTTATTTTATAA
- a CDS encoding DUF805 domain-containing protein — protein MNEYAAMWKNYFNFKERTTVKGYWMAVLFNVLVILLLAVLGNISDILGLLSTIYGIAALIPGIALGIRRLHDINKSGFWILIAFVPFIGAILLIVWYCSQSVDEDNRFGTEQV, from the coding sequence ATGAATGAATATGCGGCAATGTGGAAAAATTATTTTAACTTCAAGGAGCGCACAACAGTAAAGGGCTATTGGATGGCTGTATTGTTCAATGTCCTCGTTATATTACTATTAGCAGTGCTGGGTAACATTTCGGATATATTAGGATTACTCTCTACTATTTATGGTATTGCAGCCCTGATTCCTGGTATCGCTCTTGGAATACGCCGGCTTCACGACATTAACAAATCAGGTTTCTGGATACTTATTGCATTTGTTCCCTTTATAGGAGCCATTCTTCTTATCGTCTGGTATTGCTCTCAGAGCGTTGACGAAGACAATCGTTTTGGTACAGAACAGGTTTAA